The following proteins are encoded in a genomic region of Emys orbicularis isolate rEmyOrb1 chromosome 19, rEmyOrb1.hap1, whole genome shotgun sequence:
- the LOC135892080 gene encoding sterile alpha motif domain-containing protein 1-like, translating to MAGPPPPPPGQEAPRYQEWILDTIDSLRSRKARPDLERICRMVRRRHGPEPERTRAELEKLIQQRAVLRVSYKGSISYRNAARVQPPRRGAPAPAQRPGGASRPHRASPPGASPAAPRSPRAPVPAAPRSHRVAPRAEPAAPPRRTGRERPPPPAPPAPEEEAPERSSPVSLREIVRYLGGDGSAAGGGRVTRGRVQGLLEEEVARGRLERTRFGSIALARAERGPQGRAPHARAHRSKKAGEEPSEEKGEEEEEDDEASTMSEGSEAPDYEGAGAGAGLESDGKAAPAEQSQMNGDCKDSRRGGKDCPMGGGHARDLHPPEEHSPDKGSERPHREGSERRHAKACSPGESACQQFGMGKKEGGSYGQPDRAVSPAVAGADPPVPLSPGRPGVQAADGTLFSCVSVKKEKPSDPVEWTVTDVVDYFTEAGFAEQASAFQEQEIDGKSLLLMQRTDVLTGLSIRLGPALKIYEYHIKVLQQSHFEEDEVDSFLG from the exons ATGGCCGGGCCCCCGCCGCCCCCGCCGGGGCAGGAGGCGCCCCGCTACCAGGAGTGGATCCTGGACACCATCGACTCGCTGCGCTCCCGCAAGGCGCGGCCGGACCTGGAGCGCATCTGCCGCATGGTGCGGCGGAGACACGGGCCGGAGCCCGAGCGCACCCGGGCCGAGCTGGAGAAGCTGATCCAGCAGCGAGCGGTGCTGAGAGTCAGCTACAAAGGCAGCATCTCCTACCGCAACGCCGCCCGCGTCCAGCCGCCCCGCCggggggccccggccccggcccagcgcccCGGGGGCGCATCCCGCCCCCACCGCGCTTCCCCGCCCGGAGCGTCCCCTGCAGCGCCCCGCTCCCCGCGGGCACCGGTCCCCGCCGCGCCCCGCTCCCACCGGGTAGCGCCCCGCGCCGAGCCGGCCGCGCCGCCTCGTAGGACCGGCCGGGAGCGGCCGCCGCcccctgcgcccccggccccagAAGAGGAGGCCCCCGAGCGCAGCTCCCCGGTCAGCCTGCGGGAGATTGTGCGCTACCTGGGCGGGGATGGGAGCGCGGCCGGGGGCGGCCGGGTGACCCGGGGCCGAGTCCAGGGGCTGCTAGAGGAGGAAGTGGCCCGCGGGAGGCTGGAAAGGACCCGCTTCGGCAGCATCGCCCTGGCCCGGGCGgaaagggggccccagggccgcGCCCCCCACGCCAGGGCGCACCGGAGCAAG AAGGCCGGGGAGGAGCCAtcggaggagaagggggaggaggaagaggaggatgacgAGGCTTCCACCATGTCGGAGGGCTCCGAGGCTCCGGACTACGAGGGGGCGGGCGCCGGGGCTGGGTTGGAGAGTGACGGCAAAGCAGCCCCCGCTGAGCAGAGCCAGATGAACGGGGACTGTAAGGACAGCAGGCGTGGTGGGAAGGACTGTCCCATGGGGGGTGGCCACGCCAGGGACTTGCACCCCCCGGAAGAGCACTCCCCGGACAAGGGCTCCGAGCGCCCCCACCGCGAAGGCAGCGAGAGGCGTCATGCCAAGGCCTGCTCCCCTGGGGAGAGCGCCTGCCAGCAGTTCGGGATGGGCAAGAAGGAAGGGGGCTCCTACGGGCAGCCAGACAGAGCAG TCTCTCCAGCCGTTGCGGGCGCGGACCCCCCTGTGCCCTTGTCCCCCGGGCGGCCCGGCGTCCAGGCAGCGGATGGGACACTGTTCAGCTGCGT ctCGGTGAAGAAGGAGAAGCCCTCAGACCCCGTGGAGTGGACAGTGACGGACGTGGTGGATTATTTCACGGAGGCTGGATTTGCAGAGCAGGCATCTGCCTTTCAGGAGCAG GAGATAGACGGGAAGTCCCTGCTGCTCATGCAGCGCACAGACGTCCTGACCGGACTGTCCATCCGCCTGGGCCCCGCGCTGAAGATCTACGAGTACCACATCAAGGTGCTGCAGCAAAGCCACTTCGAGGAGGACGAGGTGGATTCCTTCCTGGgctga